One segment of Myxococcus xanthus DNA contains the following:
- a CDS encoding YkgJ family cysteine cluster protein, whose product MSAPHSKPVECTRCGACCVAPDIAALDKPLGLRCPHLQEDNLCGVYEERPAICRDYQADEVCTLIEAPTLEERVEKYLSLFGLQAEARALREQGCASMRMARRLDTLRRPDGAKD is encoded by the coding sequence ATGAGTGCCCCCCACTCCAAGCCCGTGGAGTGCACGCGCTGCGGCGCCTGCTGCGTGGCGCCGGACATCGCCGCGCTGGACAAGCCGCTGGGCCTGCGCTGCCCACATTTGCAAGAGGACAACCTCTGCGGAGTCTACGAGGAGCGGCCCGCCATCTGCCGCGACTACCAGGCGGATGAAGTCTGCACCCTCATCGAGGCCCCCACGCTGGAGGAGCGCGTGGAGAAGTACCTGAGCCTCTTCGGGCTCCAGGCGGAGGCCCGCGCCTTGCGCGAGCAGGGCTGTGCGTCCATGCGCATGGCCCGCCGCCTGGACACCCTGCGCCGCCCTGACGGCGCCAAGGACTAG
- a CDS encoding hydrolase, which produces MRFQPTHPFVPAPGLANEHAQTIYASLVRPTRTPALRRERMELPDGDFVDLDTFDGAAGAPHVVALHGLEGSSRAGYVTAILRGARTRGWGATALNFRSCSGEPNRLARSYHSGDIDDALRVLNETRARVTGPLFAVGFSLGANVLCRLLETLGDDAPVEAAASVSAPYDLSACCRKLDAGGPFHRLYRERFLRTLKQKAREKLRHFPEAFDGQAMEAARTIRAFDDAVTSELHGFRDAAHYYAESSAGPRLHAIRRPTLLLSAADDPMLETPVIPPAAAANPHLSVVVTEHGGHVGFVGGQVHRPHFWAEAQALAFFDAVLSQPRVD; this is translated from the coding sequence GTGCGATTCCAGCCCACCCATCCCTTCGTGCCCGCGCCCGGCCTGGCCAACGAGCATGCGCAGACCATCTACGCCTCGCTCGTGCGCCCCACCCGCACGCCCGCGCTGCGACGCGAGCGCATGGAGTTGCCAGACGGCGACTTCGTCGACCTGGACACCTTCGACGGCGCGGCGGGCGCGCCGCATGTCGTGGCGCTGCACGGCCTGGAGGGTTCGTCCCGCGCGGGCTACGTCACCGCCATCCTGCGCGGTGCGCGGACGCGCGGCTGGGGCGCCACCGCGCTCAACTTCCGCTCATGCAGCGGCGAGCCCAACCGGCTGGCGCGCTCGTACCACTCGGGCGACATCGACGACGCGCTCCGGGTGCTGAACGAGACGCGCGCCCGCGTCACCGGCCCGCTATTCGCAGTGGGCTTCTCCCTGGGCGCCAACGTGCTGTGCCGGCTGCTGGAGACGCTGGGCGACGACGCGCCCGTGGAGGCCGCCGCGTCCGTCAGCGCGCCGTATGATTTGAGCGCCTGCTGTCGCAAGCTCGACGCGGGAGGCCCCTTCCACCGGCTGTACCGCGAGCGCTTCCTGCGGACGCTGAAGCAGAAGGCCCGCGAAAAGCTGCGCCACTTTCCGGAGGCCTTCGACGGCCAGGCCATGGAGGCGGCGCGCACCATCCGCGCCTTCGACGACGCGGTCACCTCCGAGCTGCACGGCTTCCGCGACGCCGCCCACTATTACGCGGAGTCCTCCGCCGGCCCCCGGCTGCACGCCATCCGCCGGCCCACGCTGCTGCTGAGCGCCGCGGACGACCCGATGCTGGAGACGCCCGTCATCCCGCCCGCCGCCGCCGCGAATCCCCACCTGAGCGTCGTGGTGACGGAGCACGGTGGACACGTCGGCTTCGTCGGCGGCCAGGTACACCGGCCCCACTTCTGGGCGGAGGCGCAGGCGCTGGCCTTCTTCGACGCGGTGTTGTCCCAGCCGCGCGTGGACTGA